A stretch of Bradyrhizobium sp. AZCC 2262 DNA encodes these proteins:
- a CDS encoding NAD(P)/FAD-dependent oxidoreductase, which produces MRLVIIGAGFAGMYAALSAARLREIQGVSPDEFEIALVAPEPTLVVRPRLYEPKPETLTAPLLDVLKAIDVVYVQGSVEAIDTKSRSLQIAAAKGKRKSLSYDRLVVATGSRLFRPNIPGLAEHGFAVDSLDDAVALDKHLHGLAKRPAMNGRDTVVVAGGGFTGIEAATEMPARLREILGKDAGTRVIIVERNGAIAPDMGAGPRPVIEDALRKLGVETRLGAGVASLDASGVTLSSGEHIEAETVIWAAGIRAAPLTAQIPAERDNSGRLLVDRDLRVPGVQGVFATGDAARAACDYDGNYALMSCQHATRMGAFAGNNAAAELLGVPTRPYHQKAYVTCLDLGDAGALFTRGWERKVEMVGDVAKKTKQEINTVWIYPPKAERAAALASADPERVTDL; this is translated from the coding sequence ATGCGATTAGTTATCATCGGCGCCGGCTTCGCCGGCATGTATGCTGCCCTTTCTGCTGCCCGCCTGCGCGAGATCCAGGGCGTCTCGCCTGACGAATTCGAGATCGCGCTGGTCGCACCCGAGCCGACGCTGGTGGTTCGCCCGCGTCTCTATGAGCCGAAGCCCGAGACGCTCACCGCGCCGCTGCTCGATGTGCTCAAGGCCATCGACGTCGTCTATGTGCAAGGCAGCGTTGAAGCGATCGACACCAAGTCCCGCTCGCTTCAGATCGCCGCCGCCAAGGGCAAGCGGAAGTCGCTCTCCTACGACCGCCTGGTCGTGGCCACCGGCAGCCGGCTGTTCCGTCCGAACATTCCCGGCCTTGCCGAGCACGGCTTCGCCGTCGACTCGCTCGATGATGCGGTTGCCCTCGACAAGCACCTGCATGGGCTCGCGAAGCGGCCGGCCATGAACGGACGCGACACGGTCGTCGTGGCCGGCGGCGGCTTCACCGGCATCGAGGCGGCTACAGAAATGCCGGCGCGGCTTCGCGAGATCCTCGGCAAGGATGCCGGGACCCGCGTCATCATCGTCGAACGCAACGGCGCGATCGCACCCGACATGGGCGCAGGTCCTCGCCCTGTTATCGAGGACGCCCTGCGCAAGCTTGGTGTGGAAACTCGCCTCGGCGCCGGCGTCGCCTCGCTCGATGCATCCGGCGTCACGCTGTCGAGCGGCGAACACATCGAAGCCGAGACCGTGATCTGGGCAGCGGGCATTCGCGCCGCTCCCCTGACCGCGCAGATCCCCGCCGAGCGCGACAATTCCGGCCGGCTGCTGGTCGACCGCGATCTGCGCGTGCCGGGCGTCCAGGGCGTCTTCGCCACCGGCGACGCCGCCCGTGCCGCCTGCGACTACGATGGCAACTACGCCTTGATGTCGTGCCAGCACGCGACACGGATGGGCGCCTTTGCCGGCAACAATGCCGCAGCCGAACTGCTGGGCGTTCCTACCAGGCCCTACCACCAGAAGGCCTACGTGACCTGTCTCGATCTCGGCGACGCCGGCGCGCTGTTCACGCGCGGCTGGGAGCGCAAGGTGGAGATGGTCGGCGACGTCGCCAAGAAGACCAAGCAGGAGATCAACACCGTCTGGATCTACCCGCCGAAGGCCGAGCGTGCCGCCGCGCTCGCGTCGGCCGATCCGGAACGCGTGACTGACCTCTAG
- a CDS encoding helix-turn-helix transcriptional regulator, producing MSCTPIPRDVLQQIQSGTSGTTRHFPLNGEARPADVEMARVLKTAPVSMASDPASGSIAHWKHGALHDVVAPMADHVIMTYPSGVQRLERRNGKSAAIGTARTGVVTIIPAGSSARWDIPGPVNVVQLYFPHRTLERVAGEADTSAPAELLERTGHSDPITSRLLISASDAIEGSAALDALFRHQLNDLLATRLLAAHAGAPAVFQPALGGLAPIALRRTIERLRSGDDTDVSLAALASDAGLSRFHFCRAFKESTGLSPHAWLRQHRLEQAMKMLRDTDDSVVSIAAALGYSSQTAFAAAFRKLTGETPSDWRRRMR from the coding sequence ATGAGCTGCACGCCAATCCCGCGCGACGTTCTGCAGCAGATCCAGTCCGGCACTTCCGGGACGACCCGGCATTTCCCGCTGAACGGCGAGGCGCGCCCCGCCGATGTGGAGATGGCGCGCGTGCTCAAGACCGCACCGGTCAGCATGGCTTCGGACCCGGCCAGCGGCTCCATCGCCCACTGGAAGCACGGCGCGTTGCATGACGTCGTCGCGCCGATGGCCGATCACGTCATCATGACATATCCCAGCGGCGTGCAGCGACTGGAGCGGCGCAACGGAAAATCCGCTGCGATTGGAACGGCGCGCACCGGAGTCGTGACGATCATTCCGGCCGGCTCAAGCGCCCGCTGGGACATTCCGGGGCCCGTCAACGTCGTGCAGCTCTACTTTCCTCACAGGACGCTCGAGCGCGTTGCTGGTGAAGCCGACACGTCGGCTCCGGCCGAGTTGCTCGAGCGAACGGGGCATTCCGATCCCATCACATCCCGCCTGCTCATAAGCGCATCGGATGCGATTGAAGGCAGCGCGGCGCTGGATGCGCTGTTCCGGCATCAGCTCAATGATCTTCTCGCCACCCGCCTCCTTGCTGCACATGCCGGTGCGCCTGCCGTCTTTCAGCCAGCGCTGGGTGGCCTTGCGCCAATCGCGTTGCGCCGCACGATCGAGCGCTTGCGCTCGGGCGACGATACGGACGTCTCCCTTGCGGCGCTGGCTTCGGATGCCGGCCTGTCGCGCTTTCACTTCTGCCGCGCCTTCAAGGAGAGCACGGGGCTCTCGCCGCATGCCTGGCTGCGCCAGCACCGGCTCGAGCAGGCCATGAAGATGCTGCGCGACACCGACGATTCGGTCGTCTCGATCGCAGCGGCGCTTGGCTACTCCTCGCAGACTGCCTTCGCTGCGGCATTCAGAAAGCTGACCGGCGAAACCCCGAGCGATTGGCGGAGGCGCATGCGTTAG